In Paroedura picta isolate Pp20150507F chromosome 6, Ppicta_v3.0, whole genome shotgun sequence, one genomic interval encodes:
- the THRSP gene encoding thyroid hormone-inducible hepatic protein, translating to MEEYFSAVCRMEQTVLFPSLLRGISLDKADDPTEADSGNKDLYDYFVLLKSIKRLVEGGLAPLEGQDPDVATRLSEQEDREQADLEGFFYYHVSNLYRILARLTRRAEAVTTKYNEIIGQIYQH from the coding sequence ATGGAAGAATATTTCTCCGCCGTCTGCCGGATGGAGCAAACAGTCCTGTTCCCCAGCCTACTACGGGGGATATCCTTGGACAAGGCGGACGACCCCACGGAGGCCGACTCTGGAAATAAAGACCTCTATGACTATTTCGTCCTACTGAAATCCATTAAGAGGCTGGTGGAAGGAGGTCTGGCCCCTTTGGAGGGGCAGGATCCTGACGTAGCGACGCGGCTGAGCGAGCAGGAGGACCGCGAACAGGCCGACCTGGAAGGGTTCTTTTATTATCACGTCTCCAACTTGTACCGCATCCTCGCCCGGCTGACCAGGAGGGCCGAGGCAGTGACCACAAAGTACAATGAAATTATAGGGCAGATTTACCAGCACTGA
- the LOC143839380 gene encoding mid1-interacting protein 1-B-like, whose amino-acid sequence MEGYFSAVNKMEQTVLFPSLLREVSLDECDSGSEAGLGDGDLYESYARLKSLKQTAEGGLSSLATWTSPAAPGPKDPEGREEADLEGLFYYHVSGLCRVLTRLTERAKTVTSRYNQIVGQINPGLVSLSWCGAGKGL is encoded by the exons ATGGAAGGGTACTTCTCCGCCGTGAACAAGATGGAACAGACCGTGCTGTTCCCCAGCCTCCTCCGAGAGGTCTCCTTGGACGAATGCGACAGCGGGTCGGAAGCGGGCTTGGGGGACGGAGACCTGTACGAATCGTACGCCCGGCTCAAGTCCCTCAAGCAGACGGCCGAGGGAGGCCTCTCGTCCCTGGCCACCTGGACCTCACCTGCCGCCCCCGGCCCGAAAGACCCGGAGGGCCGAGAGGAAGCCGACCTCGAAGGGCTCTTCTACTATCACGTCTCGGGCTTGTGCCGGGTGCTCACAAGGCTCACCGAGAGGGCCAAGACGGTGACCTCCCGGTACAACCAGATTGTGGGGCAGATCAACCCGGGCCTGGTGTctctcagctggtgcggagctgGAAAG GGCCTCTGA
- the NDUFC2 gene encoding NADH dehydrogenase [ubiquinone] 1 subunit C2, which produces MAYRLHLKLPDEARSLPPPPLLNFGALWTAFVGWSSAILGNAILRRPVLTTGVHRQLFYATVGFYCGHYLTRRAAYYHAKRDRDMLEYIERHPEDFQEMEKKTMAEVLEDFYPIR; this is translated from the exons ATGGCCTACCGGCTGCACCTGAAGCTGCCCGACGAGGCGcgctcgctgccgccgccgccgctgctcaaCTTCGGCGCCCTCTGGACGGCCTTCGTGGGCTGGTCATCCGCCATCCTGGGCAACGCCATCCTCCGCAGGCCCGTCCTCACCACCG GTGTCCACAGACAGCTCTTCTATGCTACTGTGGGGTTTTATTGCGGCCACTACTTAACGAGGCGAGCAGCTTACTACCACGCAAAAAGGGACCGAGACATGTTGGAGTACATCGAGCGTCATCCCGAGGATTTTCAGGAGATGG AAAAGAAAACCATGGCCGAAGTCCTGGAAGATTTCTACCCCATCCGCTGa